Proteins encoded by one window of Candidatus Omnitrophota bacterium:
- a CDS encoding phosphoribosylanthranilate isomerase: MGKIKVKICGITNLEDAKQAVDLGADILGFVFARSPRQITPQKAKAIIKNLPPFVIRVGVFVNEKLENIEKIVNFCRLNLVQLHGEESPDFCKKVRKFVGVIKAFRMRSALELKKMLNYDVDAYLLDSFVTGVYGGTGKTFDWGLAIKAKRILNKRPLILSGGLNPENIAQAIKKVRPYAVDTSSGVEKFPGKKDKVLLKRYFRKLFLP; encoded by the coding sequence ATGGGTAAAATAAAGGTTAAGATTTGTGGAATAACCAATTTGGAAGATGCAAAACAGGCAGTAGATTTAGGTGCGGATATATTAGGCTTCGTTTTTGCGCGAAGTCCACGCCAGATTACTCCCCAAAAAGCCAAGGCAATTATTAAAAATCTCCCTCCTTTTGTCATTAGGGTGGGGGTTTTTGTGAATGAAAAGTTGGAGAATATTGAGAAAATCGTGAATTTTTGCAGATTGAATTTAGTGCAGCTTCACGGTGAAGAATCTCCAGATTTCTGCAAGAAAGTAAGAAAATTTGTAGGGGTGATTAAAGCCTTCAGGATGAGGAGTGCATTAGAGTTAAAGAAAATGCTTAATTATGATGTGGATGCTTATTTATTAGATTCTTTTGTTACCGGAGTATATGGTGGAACAGGGAAAACTTTTGATTGGGGACTGGCAATAAAAGCGAAAAGAATTTTGAATAAACGTCCTTTAATCCTTTCGGGAGGGCTTAATCCAGAAAACATTGCTCAAGCCATAAAAAAAGTTCGTCCCTACGCAGTAGATACTTCCAGTGGAGTGGAGAAGTTTCCTGGGAAAAAAGATAAAGTTTTATTAAAGAGATATTTTCGCAAGCTTTTCCTTCCATAA
- a CDS encoding DUF523 and DUF1722 domain-containing protein — translation MRSSFPKPNIFISKCLGFANCRWNGEIIPDIFVEKLKPFVSYTTTCPECEIGLGVPRDPIRIVFKKDVYRLMQLNTGRDVTREMNEFSLDYLGSLEEIDGFILKDRSPSCGIKEVKVYPSLDSSASFKKSSGFFGKAVLNHFPHSAIETEARLTNLGIREHFLTRIFTFARFRNMSSGFKIKNLVQFHTENKFLLMMYSQKELKLMGNIVANRQKNLPQRVFKNYQEALYRALNKKPTFSAAVNVLMHGLGYFTKVLKPEEKRFFLNTLEEYRREQIPLSVPLSILHAYALRHNTSYISQQTFLEPFPRALLETRDTSKGR, via the coding sequence ATGCGAAGCTCTTTTCCAAAACCAAATATCTTTATCAGTAAATGTCTCGGTTTTGCCAATTGCCGTTGGAACGGAGAAATCATTCCCGATATCTTTGTTGAAAAATTAAAACCTTTTGTGTCCTATACCACTACGTGCCCTGAATGTGAGATTGGTTTAGGAGTTCCCAGAGACCCGATACGAATCGTGTTTAAAAAAGATGTATACCGTTTGATGCAGCTTAACACTGGAAGAGATGTGACTCGTGAAATGAATGAATTTTCTCTGGATTATCTGGGATCATTAGAGGAGATAGATGGATTTATCTTAAAAGACCGTTCTCCATCATGTGGCATAAAAGAAGTTAAGGTGTATCCAAGTCTTGATTCCTCGGCTTCGTTTAAGAAATCATCAGGATTCTTCGGTAAGGCGGTTTTGAACCATTTTCCTCATTCCGCGATTGAAACTGAAGCCCGACTTACCAATTTGGGAATCAGAGAGCATTTTTTAACGAGGATATTTACGTTTGCGCGGTTTAGGAATATGTCAAGCGGATTTAAAATAAAAAATTTGGTGCAGTTCCATACCGAGAATAAATTCTTATTAATGATGTATAGTCAGAAAGAGCTAAAACTTATGGGTAATATCGTAGCTAATAGGCAAAAGAACCTACCACAGCGAGTTTTTAAAAATTACCAAGAAGCACTTTACAGAGCTTTAAACAAAAAACCTACCTTTAGCGCAGCGGTCAATGTTTTAATGCACGGTTTAGGTTATTTTACAAAAGTTCTCAAACCCGAAGAAAAACGTTTTTTTCTTAATACCTTGGAAGAATATAGAAGGGAACAGATTCCTTTAAGTGTTCCACTGAGCATTCTGCATGCATATGCGCTCAGACATAACACATCATACATCAGTCAACAAACATTCTTAGAGCCTTTCCCTCGGGCATTATTAGAAACGAGGGACACGAGTAAGGGTAGATAG
- the trpD gene encoding anthranilate phosphoribosyltransferase, producing MIRESIGKLIEDLSLTNEEMKRVMEEIMTGEALPTQISSFLTALRMKGETVEEISGAVETMRKFVIRIKVDSPVIFDACGTGGDGLRTFNISTVSSFVVAGAGVTVAKHGNRSVSSQCGSADLVEALGVNLEVDKEIIELCLKEIGIGFLFAPKFHPAMKYATPVRKEIGIRTIFNILGPLTNPAGATHQLLGVYDRNLGRKIAQVLGDLGSKHVLVVHGLDGLDEVSTNSETLVWEWREGNLEEYSIVPWDLGIKRSSLDTIKTPDLETNKKIALEVLNGKESPYYDIVVLNSGCGLYAADRVKDIEEGVNLARDVIKKGLAKNKLEDLIRYTNS from the coding sequence ATGATTAGAGAGTCGATTGGAAAACTTATAGAAGATTTATCTCTTACTAATGAAGAGATGAAGAGGGTGATGGAAGAGATTATGACCGGAGAAGCTCTCCCTACTCAGATTTCCTCCTTTTTGACTGCCTTACGGATGAAAGGAGAGACGGTTGAAGAGATTAGCGGTGCTGTCGAGACGATGCGCAAATTTGTGATTAGGATTAAAGTGGATTCTCCAGTTATTTTTGATGCCTGTGGAACCGGAGGAGATGGATTGCGCACTTTTAATATCTCTACAGTTTCTTCTTTTGTTGTCGCAGGCGCAGGAGTTACTGTAGCAAAACACGGTAATCGTTCGGTTTCCAGTCAGTGTGGAAGTGCGGATTTAGTAGAAGCTTTGGGAGTGAATCTCGAGGTAGATAAAGAGATAATTGAGTTATGCTTAAAGGAAATTGGTATCGGGTTTTTATTTGCCCCAAAATTTCATCCCGCAATGAAATATGCTACGCCTGTGCGTAAAGAAATAGGGATAAGGACTATCTTTAACATTTTAGGACCTTTGACCAATCCTGCGGGTGCAACCCATCAACTTTTAGGGGTCTATGATAGAAATCTCGGAAGAAAAATTGCTCAGGTTTTAGGAGATTTGGGCTCAAAACATGTTTTAGTGGTGCATGGTCTTGATGGGCTGGATGAAGTTTCTACCAATTCGGAGACTTTGGTCTGGGAGTGGCGTGAAGGAAATTTGGAAGAGTATAGCATAGTTCCTTGGGATTTGGGGATAAAGAGAAGTTCTTTAGATACGATAAAAACTCCCGATTTAGAGACAAACAAAAAAATAGCTTTAGAGGTATTAAACGGTAAGGAAAGTCCCTATTATGATATCGTGGTATTGAATAGCGGTTGTGGACTCTATGCTGCAGATAGGGTGAAGGATATTGAAGAGGGAGTAAATCTGGCAAGGGATGTTATTAAAAAAGGATTAGCAAAAAATAAATTGGAAGATTTAATACGCTATACCAACTCATGA
- the trpC gene encoding indole-3-glycerol phosphate synthase TrpC: MSSKSILSQIIEYKQEEIKKRKALISQRDILKEINSLPAPRDFKSAISKTTRINLIAELKKSSPSKGILRSDFDHREISAIYEASGADALSVLTEEPFFQGAISYIKEIKEVVSLPLLRKDFIIDPYQIYESRYYEADAVLLIACLLSGDELKRFSEIAKSLSLEVMVEVHTEEDLKKVLALKDIFIIGINNRNLFTFEVDLETTVRLRRLIPEEKIVVSESGIDSYEDVMYLKSLGVNAVLIGEAFMTAEDIGGKIKKIMGR, encoded by the coding sequence ATGAGTAGCAAAAGCATATTAAGTCAAATTATAGAATATAAACAAGAAGAGATAAAAAAAAGAAAAGCTTTAATTTCTCAAAGAGATATTCTCAAAGAGATAAATTCCCTTCCTGCCCCACGTGATTTTAAATCAGCAATTTCTAAAACCACGAGAATAAACCTTATTGCCGAATTAAAGAAATCCTCACCATCAAAGGGTATTTTACGCAGTGATTTTGATCATCGGGAGATATCCGCGATTTACGAAGCTTCTGGAGCTGATGCTTTATCGGTGCTTACAGAAGAGCCATTTTTTCAAGGAGCCATTTCTTACATAAAAGAGATAAAAGAGGTTGTTTCGCTTCCTCTATTGAGAAAAGATTTTATTATTGATCCTTATCAGATTTATGAATCGCGCTATTATGAAGCTGATGCGGTGTTACTCATTGCCTGTTTGTTGAGTGGAGATGAACTAAAAAGGTTTTCCGAAATAGCTAAAAGTTTATCTTTAGAGGTAATGGTAGAGGTGCATACGGAGGAAGACCTGAAAAAAGTTTTAGCCCTTAAAGATATTTTTATAATTGGTATTAACAATCGTAATCTCTTTACTTTTGAAGTTGATTTGGAAACCACCGTTCGTTTAAGACGTCTTATTCCTGAGGAGAAGATTGTGGTATCGGAGAGTGGAATTGATTCTTATGAGGATGTAATGTATTTAAAAAGTTTAGGGGTAAATGCAGTTTTAATTGGGGAAGCATTTATGACGGCGGAGGATATAGGAGGTAAGATTAAGAAAATCATGGGACGCTGA
- a CDS encoding aminodeoxychorismate/anthranilate synthase component II — MILMIDNYDSFTYNLVQYLGELGGELVVYRNDKITLEEIKRLKPKHIVISPGPGRPEDAGISCDLIREFAGKIPILGVCLGHQCIGEVFGGRVVQAERLMHGKTSLIYHKGTDIFEEVENPFEATRYHSLIVEREGLPALLEIIAETKEKEIMGLKHKDYPLWGVQFHPESILTKEGKKILNNFIKIND, encoded by the coding sequence ATGATATTGATGATTGATAATTATGATTCATTTACCTATAATCTTGTTCAGTATCTTGGAGAATTGGGTGGAGAATTAGTGGTTTATCGCAATGATAAGATTACCTTAGAAGAGATTAAGAGGTTAAAGCCTAAGCATATTGTAATTTCCCCTGGTCCGGGTAGACCTGAAGATGCCGGCATATCTTGTGATTTAATTCGTGAATTCGCAGGTAAAATTCCTATTTTAGGAGTTTGTCTTGGCCATCAATGCATTGGTGAAGTTTTTGGAGGAAGAGTTGTTCAGGCAGAAAGACTGATGCATGGGAAAACATCATTGATTTATCATAAAGGTACAGACATTTTTGAGGAAGTAGAAAACCCTTTTGAAGCAACCAGGTATCATTCCTTGATTGTAGAAAGAGAGGGTTTGCCTGCTCTTCTGGAAATCATTGCCGAGACAAAAGAGAAAGAAATTATGGGGTTAAAGCATAAAGATTACCCTCTTTGGGGAGTTCAGTTTCATCCCGAGTCCATTCTTACTAAAGAGGGTAAAAAAATCCTAAATAATTTCATCAAGATAAATGATTAG
- the trpE gene encoding anthranilate synthase component I, translating into MVYPTKKDFIKLSKKGNLIPVYCELLADLETPVSAFMKIDTEDYSFLLESVEGQENIARYSFLASGASLIFSAKGKEVEIIEKGRKVKSLTEDPLENIKKVLKKFQFVVLEDLPRFSGGLVGYIGYNTVRFFEDIPLQNKDDLGLPDCLFMLADSLIIFDHLKHRIKVVVNAYIEDNKYSGAIYDKTVTKVEALVKKLKSSFKPLSHHCRKNSLLKVRSNFTKKDFIQAVNKAKEYIKKGEIIQVVLSQRLITKINTKSFDVYRALRSINPSPYMYYLKFKNFSLVGASPEVFVRCEEGNVELRPIAGTRVRGGNLEEDKLLEEELLKSKKECAEHIMLVDLGRNDLGRVCEFGTVKVTELMVIERYSHVMHIVSNIVGKLKKDRDIFDLIRATFPAGTVTGAPKIRAMEIIAELEEIARGPYAGCVGYFSFSGNLDSCITIRTIIIKDGQAYIQAGAGIVADSEPDSEYQETVNKAKAMLRAIELAEQGMI; encoded by the coding sequence ATGGTTTACCCAACTAAAAAAGATTTTATCAAATTATCCAAAAAAGGTAATCTCATTCCCGTATACTGTGAGTTATTGGCTGATTTAGAGACACCTGTTTCTGCTTTTATGAAAATTGATACTGAAGATTATTCTTTTTTATTAGAATCTGTGGAGGGACAAGAGAATATTGCCCGTTACTCTTTTTTAGCAAGTGGAGCATCTTTGATTTTCAGCGCCAAGGGTAAAGAGGTAGAAATTATTGAGAAAGGCAGAAAGGTAAAATCCTTAACGGAAGACCCTTTAGAGAATATTAAGAAGGTGCTGAAGAAGTTTCAATTCGTTGTTCTTGAAGACCTTCCGCGTTTCTCCGGAGGTTTGGTAGGGTATATTGGATACAATACGGTAAGATTTTTTGAGGATATACCACTCCAGAATAAAGATGACCTTGGCCTTCCCGATTGTTTATTCATGCTTGCGGATAGTCTGATTATTTTCGACCATCTCAAGCATAGAATTAAAGTAGTAGTCAATGCTTATATCGAGGATAATAAATATAGTGGGGCTATCTATGATAAGACTGTAACAAAAGTAGAAGCGCTGGTTAAAAAACTGAAAAGTTCGTTCAAGCCTTTAAGTCATCATTGCCGAAAAAATTCGTTGCTCAAGGTTCGTTCAAATTTTACCAAGAAAGATTTTATACAGGCGGTAAATAAGGCAAAGGAATATATAAAAAAAGGAGAGATTATTCAGGTGGTTCTTTCTCAGCGTTTGATTACCAAAATTAATACAAAAAGTTTTGATGTTTATAGGGCATTGCGTTCAATAAACCCCTCTCCCTATATGTATTATCTTAAATTTAAGAATTTCTCCCTTGTAGGAGCCTCTCCGGAAGTATTTGTGCGTTGTGAGGAGGGAAATGTAGAATTGCGTCCGATAGCCGGGACCAGGGTAAGGGGAGGAAATCTTGAAGAAGATAAGTTATTGGAAGAGGAACTTTTAAAAAGCAAAAAAGAATGTGCGGAACACATTATGCTTGTAGATTTAGGAAGAAACGATTTGGGTAGAGTTTGTGAATTTGGAACTGTAAAGGTAACTGAACTTATGGTAATTGAGCGCTATTCCCATGTGATGCATATTGTTTCTAATATCGTGGGAAAATTAAAAAAAGATAGAGATATCTTTGATTTAATAAGAGCAACTTTTCCTGCAGGCACCGTGACTGGCGCTCCTAAGATTAGAGCGATGGAAATCATTGCTGAATTGGAAGAAATTGCTCGTGGTCCTTATGCAGGTTGTGTTGGGTATTTCAGTTTTTCCGGGAATTTAGATTCCTGTATTACCATTCGGACGATTATTATTAAAGATGGTCAAGCCTACATTCAAGCAGGCGCGGGTATTGTGGCAGATTCCGAACCAGATTCGGAGTATCAGGAGACAGTAAATAAAGCAAAAGCGATGCTGAGAGCAATAGAACTGGCAGAACAAGGGATGATTTAG